The following proteins are encoded in a genomic region of Gimesia algae:
- the queA gene encoding tRNA preQ1(34) S-adenosylmethionine ribosyltransferase-isomerase QueA — MTDLSSFDYQLPPELIATEPNQQRDQSRLLILDRKSQSITHGSISDLPQYLNPDDCLVLNNTRVLSARLFGTRQSTGGKWEGLYLGSPAPGEWKLMSKTRGKLHPGGIIELRPAHQRSLEKQVTLKLLSKDSEGYWTAQVQSDEDHHSLLAHFGTMPLPPYMKRDLATEEDWERYQTVYAAQPGAVAAPTAGLHFTPELLERCTQRGTRIANVTLHVGIGTFKPISVETLEAHQMHSEWCELPAESAKLLNQTRQQGGRVVCVGTTSVRTLESVAQQGPLKAWQGETDIFIYPPYQFQAVDCLLTNFHLPKSTLLVLVSAFAGSEFIREAYKKAVEADYRFYSYGDAMLIL, encoded by the coding sequence ATGACCGATTTAAGCTCCTTTGACTATCAACTGCCTCCTGAATTAATCGCAACCGAGCCGAATCAGCAGCGGGATCAGTCGCGCCTGCTCATCCTTGACCGCAAATCTCAGTCTATTACACATGGTTCCATTTCTGACCTGCCTCAATATTTAAACCCGGACGACTGTCTGGTTCTGAATAATACCCGTGTCCTGTCAGCCAGGTTATTCGGCACGCGACAGTCCACGGGTGGTAAATGGGAAGGCCTCTATCTTGGCTCCCCTGCTCCGGGTGAGTGGAAACTGATGAGTAAGACCCGGGGTAAACTGCATCCGGGGGGAATCATCGAGTTGCGCCCCGCGCATCAACGGTCACTCGAGAAACAGGTGACACTGAAATTATTGTCGAAAGATTCTGAAGGTTACTGGACTGCCCAGGTACAATCCGACGAAGATCACCACAGCCTGCTTGCCCATTTTGGGACGATGCCCCTGCCTCCCTATATGAAACGCGATCTTGCCACCGAGGAAGACTGGGAACGTTATCAGACGGTGTATGCTGCTCAACCAGGAGCAGTCGCTGCCCCGACTGCGGGATTACATTTCACACCGGAGTTGCTGGAACGTTGTACCCAGCGGGGAACCAGAATTGCGAACGTGACGTTGCATGTTGGTATTGGAACATTCAAACCAATCTCAGTAGAAACTCTCGAAGCCCACCAGATGCATTCGGAATGGTGCGAGCTGCCTGCCGAATCGGCAAAGCTGCTCAATCAGACGCGACAGCAGGGAGGTCGGGTTGTCTGTGTCGGCACGACCAGCGTTCGTACTCTGGAATCGGTCGCACAACAGGGGCCGCTGAAAGCCTGGCAGGGAGAGACCGATATTTTCATTTACCCCCCTTACCAGTTTCAGGCCGTGGATTGCCTGCTGACGAATTTTCACCTGCCGAAGTCGACATTGCTGGTGCTGGTGAGCGCCTTTGCCGGATCAGAATTCATTCGCGAAGCCTACAAAAAAGCTGTAGAAGCAGATTACCGCTTCTACAGCTATGGTGACGCCATGCTGATTTTATAA